The Ziziphus jujuba cultivar Dongzao chromosome 1, ASM3175591v1 genome segment TTCACTCCCTTAATGCCCCGTCACCGTCATCTCTGTTTGATAGCTCCAAGTCTTTTTCTCTCACTATCACAAAGTCTCACTTTTATCcattctttttccaatttataCATAGCCCATTTCTCTCCAAAAGCTCGACAACATGGGGATTCCTTTACAACCCACCAACTCCATATTTTCCATGATTGAGAACTTTCCTCCTTTGAATATGAATGCCCTCGGTAGAATGCAAGAAAAACTGCACAAGTCAATGAAGtagtttcataatttttttgacCCCAACAGCAAAATGTTAAGCAGTACAGTTTGTTAAGCAGCACAGTTAGATAATTAAAGTGACAACAGCCTTGGCGAAAAATGAGATGCACACCTTTTCTTGCAAAACAGCACCGTGATTGATTATTGCTACATTTTGAAAGAACAAATTTTCTTAGTAACAAAAGGAAAGGaacacttttcaaatttttatttgccAGTCATgtcagcaaaataaaaaaaaaaaaaatatatatatatatatatataaagtaaaagaACGCGCCGGATGGGTGAATACTCTGTCAATTCAACGTTATTTGCTAGACTGTAAAAACTTCAACTTGAAGAAAACAAACAGCTTTcacttttattatttgtatgaGCGCTTTTACTTTCTTAGAAGCAATGCTTTAGGACCAATGAGCATCACTGCTGCTGAATCCTTTTCTAACTGATCAGACTTTTgtccagaaaaagaaaagcaaaagagtctatttatattcttaaaatatatcCAAAGGAATGAAAATTTGCCGTGGAATTTTTTTGATGCTCGGgtacaataaaacaaaagagaTGAGACCAAATTGGATACCTTTATGCAGAGACATATCAGTcacttgccaaaaaaaaaaaaaaaatagaaacatgtACAGATATGtgctgcatttttttattttttttttttctctcaaagatTGATCTTTTAGCATTATAAGACCAAAgagaactaaaaagaaaaaaaaaaatgaaagaaaatttataaaaagatgaagaaattgATTTTGCTTATGTTTGTTTTTGAGCAATTCTCAACCATTAAGATGATGAAGAACCAAGAATCAAAGGAGAAGATGGAGGAAGTGCACGTCTGGTTCTGCTTCTTCCTCTGCGGGTTGTAGTCCCAGAAGGAGAAGATGATGAGGAAGATGAAGAATTTGAACAAGTCAATCCGTTTGATTGGCTTGTTACATTGTTCTTCTCTCCTCCTTCACAAGGCTTATCAACAATTCTGTGATGCCCAATTTTTGTAGAATTTAAAGTCACAGGAAGAACACAATTACACATAAATCCTGcaaaatgcaaatattttgtttttactaatttgaaagtttgaactactttataaaaaataaaaataaaaagtgatacaagaaattaaaatgagCAAAAATGAAGCTATTACCAATTCTGGCAAGCCGATTAACCCAACTTGGAATTGGATTTCCTGTCAATTTAATACATGCATCATCGCAGAAATGGTTGCAGTTTTTGGTGATCAAATTATATGCATTTCCTCTGTATACCTCTGCAAGCTCTTCCATGACAGTTCTTACCTCTGCAGGTCCCATATCCGTTTTCCCAATCAGAATTGTCTTTCTAAATGTAAACCCTTCACACTGTTTTGGTTCGGCTTCAAATATCCCAGTTGTTGGATATTCATGAGCTCCAAAAGCATACTCAACTCCATGAACTGAAATTTTCATCCAATCACAATCATAAATCTCTTCATGGATAGAAAAGACCCAGCAGTAGTATCAAGATTCTATTTTTCATTCAAAaccaacaataaataataaaaacccagaaagaagattttgaaaaatggaaaaaaaattcctcCAAACCATGGATCCCAAATCACAGATCATCTACAATCCATGGTTcaaacatattaattatttctttggtTTTGCCTATTCTCACCAATCAAAGAATAAAAGAACTATCTATATGGTATTTGAAGCTGGAATCTACTCCTTTTGCAGTTGACCAAACTCATGACCAAAATCCAGTAAACGAAGATTGACAAAGAAAGAAACCAATTAGAAATCCATTGAGAGGATTATTAAGCAAATTTAGAGATAGATCTAAGATTCAACTTTACAAAactagaaaaggaaaaaaaaaaaaaaaaagataaatgggTACAGACAAGATCAGAGGAAAATGAACAGTAGTAGAACTCTTCTAACCTTGTACTCCAGAATGGTAAACTCCAAGGCCAAGCCAGTAGGCATATCCATTAATGGGTGTCAGGTCGTAGACATTGAGGTACACTGGTACAGATCCCACATCTTCATTGATGCAAGATTTTCTGCAAAGCATTATGGACTTACTTCATTTAGATGCCTTATTGCTTTGCAATCTAAAAGCTGTCCTTTTCAAGCTACGTATCAAACTAGTTCAATTCATACGATACAGGATCACATTAGAAAATtccattttaaaagaaaaaataaaaaagtttatataacTTGAACTGATTTGGTtggtaatttttcaaatatatgaaGGGAATGAGAATCTTCTTCCAATGGGTTCCACCGGCGGCACTCAGCCAGATAGTGCCGCACTGtatactttcttttcttttcttttttgttttcttttttggtataaAAAGGGTAGTGGTTGTTGGGGGTGTGTCTATATGaattttgggttttgtaaaTAATTGGTCTTGGATTTAGTTGGAATTACAGGAATGATTGAGATTGGTTAACAGTCTGACTCTCTCTGTAAgctgggatttaaatcccatttaaaaatttgaaaattttttttttttttttttgggagaaagtAACGTACACTAATTATGGTACATAGTGGGGgtatcatattttttaattgtgatCTGTAATTAGtgggattatttttttatttattaatttaaaaggaaatattaTGATTTGAACAGGTGAGAACGTGTTCCTAAACTAAATCAGATTTTTATTGTACTAAAAGTAACATCCCAGTCTAGAAAGTTGAAAGTAGcttgactctttttttttttggcttggaaAAACGCTTAAACAGAGCAAGTAGACCGTAAACAAACAGcaaaagaaagataagcaactatttcttttgttaaaaaaaatagtaataatagaaTTATTAGAAACATTTGCTACATAGAGTAAATTGAAGGCAAATGCAAATTGTATCCCATACGAATTCCATACATAGGACACCTAAAAACAGTAAAACTTGATTGAAATGCAAGACTGATGTAATTTGAGCttgattatattaaatttgatcTAATCAAATAAGATTGGTTTACATAATCTAATCCAGTCCAACAAGTCTTCTATGTGTTTAGCCTTAAGCTTTAATGAAACATGCTCACAGAGTTTTGTTTTATACGATTTTCTTTCTCATCATTTTGTCACACGGCAGCTATCagatttcctcttttttttttttttttcttttttttttccttttattttctgttGAATTCCATTTTG includes the following:
- the LOC107408831 gene encoding deSI-like protein At4g17486 encodes the protein MLCRKSCINEDVGSVPVYLNVYDLTPINGYAYWLGLGVYHSGVQVHGVEYAFGAHEYPTTGIFEAEPKQCEGFTFRKTILIGKTDMGPAEVRTVMEELAEVYRGNAYNLITKNCNHFCDDACIKLTGNPIPSWVNRLARIGFMCNCVLPVTLNSTKIGHHRIVDKPCEGGEKNNVTSQSNGLTCSNSSSSSSSSPSGTTTRRGRSRTRRALPPSSPLILGSSSS